One genomic region from Candidatus Chlorobium masyuteum encodes:
- the bioD gene encoding dethiobiotin synthase gives MKGAVVAISGIDTGIGKTYVTGLLARALQQQGREVITQKIVQTGCDGVAEDILEHRRLMGIGLQDADHEGLTAPYVFPYPASPHLSARLASREIDVLQIRRATFALQKRYDPVLLEGVGGLLVPLSRDLLFADYIRDAGYPIILVTSPRMGSINHTLLSIEACVKRGIVIRGVIYNCFQESEQLIIDDTRELIRHWLHKEGFFAPVINILDGVLDPDGVTQLGL, from the coding sequence ATGAAGGGAGCTGTTGTTGCCATATCCGGCATTGATACCGGGATCGGGAAAACCTATGTCACCGGTCTTCTCGCCAGAGCCCTTCAGCAGCAGGGGCGGGAGGTCATTACCCAGAAAATAGTCCAGACCGGATGTGATGGCGTTGCCGAAGATATCCTGGAGCACCGCCGTCTCATGGGTATCGGGCTGCAGGACGCAGATCATGAGGGCCTCACCGCGCCCTATGTTTTCCCTTATCCGGCCTCTCCGCATCTCTCGGCCCGGCTTGCATCGCGGGAAATTGATGTTTTGCAGATCCGCAGGGCAACGTTTGCCTTGCAGAAGCGTTACGATCCGGTACTCCTTGAAGGGGTCGGAGGGCTGCTTGTTCCTCTTTCGCGCGATCTGCTTTTTGCCGACTATATCCGGGACGCAGGCTATCCGATCATTCTCGTTACCTCACCCCGTATGGGAAGCATCAACCACACCCTTCTTTCCATCGAGGCATGTGTGAAACGGGGTATTGTCATCAGGGGGGTTATCTACAACTGTTTTCAGGAGAGTGAGCAGCTTATCATTGACGATACCCGTGAACTTATCCGCCACTGGCTGCATAAAGAGGGTTTTTTTGCTCCGGTCATCAACATTCTTGACGGAGTGCTTGATCCCGACGGGGTTACTCAACTTGGTTTATAG
- a CDS encoding aminotransferase class I/II-fold pyridoxal phosphate-dependent enzyme: MQFQERIRRELDELRRQDRYRELPPVTARSGKEITLHASTLLNLSSNDYLGLGDDPRLLAGYRDTLAGNGYAMTSSSSRLLTGNHPLYDRLERALAALYRREAALVFNSGYHANIGIIPALTNRHDLVLSDRLNHASIIDGLKISEAPYQRYRHRDYDHLEELLAGAEGRYRQIVIVSESVFSMDGDLADLSRLVELKKRYGALLVIDEAHGVGVFGERGLGLCETAGVVEDIDIITGTFGKALASTGAYAVMSSLVREYLINTMRSFIFTTALPPVVLGWSLLTLERQSAMASERRALLKLAAKLRQELIGRGLDVPGESHIVPVVTGGNSLAIALASKLRDAGFLALPVRPPTVPEKSARIRISLRSTLEWGDLSRLPELIGAALHEN; this comes from the coding sequence ATGCAGTTTCAGGAACGGATCCGGCGCGAACTCGATGAGCTCCGACGGCAGGATCGATACAGGGAGCTTCCTCCTGTCACGGCACGCAGCGGCAAAGAGATTACCTTGCACGCCAGCACCCTTTTGAACCTCTCCTCAAACGACTACCTCGGTCTTGGCGATGATCCCCGGCTGCTTGCCGGGTACCGGGATACTCTTGCCGGGAACGGCTATGCCATGACCAGCTCATCGTCCCGTCTCCTGACGGGCAACCATCCGCTCTATGACCGCCTTGAGAGGGCTCTGGCAGCACTTTACCGGCGAGAGGCGGCACTTGTCTTCAACAGCGGCTACCATGCCAACATCGGCATTATTCCTGCACTCACCAACCGCCATGATCTTGTGTTGAGCGACCGGCTCAACCATGCAAGTATCATTGACGGACTGAAGATTTCCGAAGCGCCATACCAGCGCTACCGTCACAGGGATTACGATCATCTTGAGGAGCTGCTTGCAGGAGCAGAAGGCCGGTACCGGCAGATAGTCATTGTCTCCGAATCGGTTTTCAGCATGGACGGGGATCTTGCCGATCTATCGCGGCTTGTTGAGCTCAAAAAGAGGTACGGAGCCCTGCTTGTCATTGATGAAGCTCACGGTGTTGGCGTCTTCGGAGAGCGGGGTCTCGGTCTGTGTGAAACTGCCGGAGTGGTGGAGGATATTGATATCATTACCGGTACCTTCGGCAAGGCTCTGGCTTCTACGGGAGCCTATGCGGTGATGAGTTCACTTGTCCGGGAGTATCTCATCAACACCATGCGCTCGTTTATTTTTACCACGGCGCTTCCTCCGGTTGTTCTCGGCTGGAGCCTGCTCACGCTTGAACGGCAGTCCGCCATGGCTTCGGAGCGCCGTGCGCTGCTCAAACTTGCGGCAAAGCTTCGCCAGGAGCTGATCGGGCGCGGTCTTGATGTGCCCGGTGAGAGTCATATTGTTCCGGTTGTTACCGGAGGCAATAGTCTGGCCATTGCTCTGGCTTCAAAGCTGAGGGATGCCGGGTTCCTCGCTCTGCCGGTCCGGCCGCCTACCGTTCCGGAAAAGAGCGCCCGTATTCGTATATCTCTCCGTTCTACTCTTGAGTGGGGGGATCTTTCCCGGCTTCCTGAACTTATAGGTGCAGCTCTCCATGAAAACTGA
- the bioA gene encoding adenosylmethionine--8-amino-7-oxononanoate transaminase: protein MPLHSNIIDLDFDRRHIWHPYASVTDPLPVYPVRGAYEVFLELEDGRRLIDGMSSWWSAIHGYNHPVLNEAVTAQLQQMSHVMFGGLTHEPAVTLARELIALLPSPLQKLFFSDSGSVAVEVAIKMAIQYWTALGQSGKNRLLTVRSGYHGDTFTAMSVSDPDTGMHTLFQGVIMQQFFADAPPCRFHESCSEEDIASLANLLEGHHREIAAVILEPVVQGAGGMRFYSPHYLVRLRALCDRYDVLLIFDEIATGFGRTGKLFALEHAGVVPDIICVGKALTGGYMTLAATVTTARISEAICSGSPGLFMHGPTFMANPLACAVASASIRLLGSYDWQIAVTAIESGLRKGLEPCRTFRSVAEVRVLGAIGVVELHRPVEMRVVQQQLVDRGVWVRPFGRLIYLMPPFIMHEDELALLCRAVCDVVEAIA, encoded by the coding sequence ATGCCTCTACACTCGAACATTATTGATCTTGATTTCGATCGCCGTCATATCTGGCATCCCTATGCTTCGGTAACCGATCCCCTGCCGGTCTATCCGGTAAGAGGTGCCTATGAGGTCTTTTTGGAGCTTGAAGACGGCCGCCGACTCATTGACGGCATGTCCTCCTGGTGGTCGGCAATCCATGGCTATAATCATCCGGTGCTCAATGAGGCGGTTACCGCTCAACTGCAGCAGATGAGCCATGTCATGTTCGGCGGCCTCACCCATGAACCTGCCGTGACCCTGGCCAGGGAGCTGATCGCTCTGCTCCCTTCACCCCTGCAGAAACTCTTTTTCAGTGATTCGGGATCGGTTGCCGTTGAAGTTGCCATCAAGATGGCCATTCAGTACTGGACGGCACTGGGACAAAGCGGGAAAAACCGTCTGCTGACAGTCCGAAGCGGCTATCACGGTGACACCTTTACAGCCATGTCGGTCTCGGATCCGGACACCGGCATGCACACCCTCTTTCAGGGGGTCATCATGCAGCAGTTCTTTGCTGATGCGCCGCCATGCCGGTTTCATGAGTCATGCAGCGAAGAGGATATTGCCTCTTTGGCAAACCTGCTTGAAGGTCATCACAGGGAGATTGCCGCAGTAATTTTAGAACCGGTTGTTCAGGGTGCGGGAGGCATGCGATTTTATTCACCCCACTATCTCGTGCGACTCAGGGCATTGTGTGACCGTTATGACGTACTTTTGATTTTCGACGAAATAGCTACAGGATTCGGACGTACGGGAAAGCTGTTTGCGCTTGAACATGCAGGAGTTGTACCTGATATCATCTGTGTGGGCAAGGCGCTGACCGGCGGCTACATGACACTGGCGGCAACGGTGACAACCGCCCGGATTTCGGAGGCAATATGCTCAGGCTCTCCGGGGCTTTTTATGCACGGTCCGACCTTTATGGCAAACCCTCTTGCCTGTGCGGTCGCTTCAGCAAGTATCCGTCTGCTCGGCAGTTATGACTGGCAGATTGCCGTAACTGCTATAGAGTCCGGGCTGCGAAAAGGGCTCGAACCCTGTCGCACCTTCAGGAGTGTTGCAGAGGTGCGTGTGCTCGGCGCCATAGGAGTTGTCGAGCTGCATCGCCCGGTAGAGATGAGGGTTGTCCAGCAGCAACTGGTCGACCGGGGGGTCTGGGTTCGTCCATTTGGCCGGCTGATCTACCTTATGCCGCCCTTCATCATGCACGAGGATGAGCTGGCACTTCTTTGCCGCGCAGTTTGTGATGTTGTGGAAGCTATTGCGTAA
- a CDS encoding DUF2971 domain-containing protein, producing the protein MATLKFNPKDILYHYCSTEAFHSIVTTHSIRLSSLSLSNDSMEGKMVAEALSRLAECDKRDQGTISLLQKQFEVYLKEVDGFGFCLSKQRDELSQWRGYAADATGVAIGFSQEYLELLREEYSRQKFPFLGFTIAKVIYDPKVHDDQVRPLYQQFKQAIDEGHLLEAKQHSLLRSGSNDSETQRKKSILASIGFSSLMATHALAFVLKSEAFKEEAEWRLLALINRGEIINLSCDVKSDSLRPFREYELKKFAQVTPAIKEVILGPKHRTPISVVEDFLRCNGFGYVHVSCSAAPYR; encoded by the coding sequence ATGGCGACTTTAAAGTTCAACCCAAAGGATATTCTCTATCACTACTGCTCAACTGAGGCATTTCATTCCATTGTGACAACACACTCGATTCGTCTTTCATCCCTGTCGTTGTCGAACGACTCGATGGAAGGGAAAATGGTAGCTGAAGCACTTTCCCGTCTCGCCGAATGCGATAAGCGTGATCAAGGTACAATTTCGCTTTTGCAGAAACAGTTTGAAGTATACCTCAAAGAAGTTGATGGATTTGGTTTTTGCCTGTCCAAACAGAGAGATGAGCTCAGCCAGTGGAGAGGATATGCTGCCGATGCAACTGGCGTTGCCATTGGATTTTCACAGGAGTATCTTGAATTGCTTCGAGAAGAATATAGTCGCCAAAAATTCCCGTTTCTTGGATTTACTATTGCAAAGGTAATTTATGATCCCAAAGTTCATGATGACCAGGTTCGGCCTCTGTACCAACAGTTTAAACAAGCCATCGATGAAGGGCATTTACTTGAAGCCAAACAGCATTCGCTCCTTCGTTCGGGGAGTAACGACTCTGAAACTCAGAGAAAAAAATCGATACTGGCATCTATTGGTTTTTCTTCGTTAATGGCTACACACGCATTAGCTTTCGTTCTTAAATCTGAAGCATTTAAAGAAGAAGCTGAGTGGCGGTTGCTGGCATTAATTAATCGGGGAGAAATAATAAATTTAAGCTGTGACGTAAAGTCCGATAGCCTTAGACCATTCAGGGAATATGAATTGAAAAAGTTTGCTCAAGTTACTCCTGCTATCAAGGAGGTTATTCTTGGCCCAAAACACCGCACGCCGATTTCTGTGGTAGAAGATTTTTTAAGATGCAATGGATTTGGTTACGTACATGTTAGCTGTTCTGCAGCACCGTATCGATAA
- the bioC gene encoding malonyl-ACP O-methyltransferase BioC, whose amino-acid sequence MLQKIDKQLVGDRFQRSLSSYANHAVVQNRMARELAEMVCRESHSCAFNRVLEVGSGSGSFTAELLGRASVREYYANDLVEESRGCVAGVIAGFPVEAFHFLAGDIERFDSLPMELDLVVSNATLQWLVDLDLFFSRIAAHLLPGGMLAFTTFSTRNMREISTIEGGGLGYYSLGELEMIAGRYFDVITAREEEVRMEFCSPEAVLRHMRHTGVNGLLRRSWTKSRYQHFLDRYRHSFSSENGVYLTYHPVYCCLKKSMS is encoded by the coding sequence ATGCTTCAGAAAATAGATAAACAGCTTGTAGGCGACAGGTTCCAGAGGAGCCTTTCCAGTTATGCCAACCATGCTGTTGTCCAGAACCGTATGGCTCGGGAGCTGGCGGAGATGGTCTGTCGGGAGAGCCACTCATGCGCCTTCAACCGTGTACTTGAAGTTGGTTCCGGTTCAGGGTCATTCACCGCTGAACTGCTCGGTCGGGCCAGCGTCAGGGAGTACTACGCCAATGATCTCGTTGAGGAGAGTCGTGGTTGTGTTGCCGGTGTGATTGCCGGTTTTCCGGTTGAAGCGTTTCATTTTCTGGCGGGCGATATAGAGCGTTTTGACTCTCTGCCGATGGAGCTGGATCTTGTGGTTTCCAATGCCACACTGCAGTGGCTTGTTGATCTCGACCTCTTTTTCAGCAGAATCGCAGCTCATCTCCTTCCGGGAGGGATGCTTGCCTTTACGACCTTCAGTACCCGGAATATGCGGGAAATATCGACGATTGAGGGGGGCGGGCTGGGCTATTACTCCCTCGGGGAGCTCGAAATGATTGCCGGACGGTATTTTGATGTGATTACCGCAAGAGAGGAGGAGGTGCGCATGGAGTTCTGCTCTCCTGAAGCGGTACTCCGCCATATGCGCCATACAGGGGTCAACGGGCTTCTTCGCCGTTCATGGACCAAAAGCAGATACCAGCATTTTCTTGACCGTTACCGGCACTCCTTTTCCAGCGAAAACGGTGTCTATCTGACCTATCATCCGGTATACTGCTGTTTAAAAAAGAGCATGTCATGA
- a CDS encoding Ppx/GppA phosphatase family protein, with translation MKRVSCIDIGTNTALLLIADLEPESGSIIPVCHRQTIVRLGKNVDAGKVIDRAAQERLITCMKEYAELSREHGSECVIAAGTSALRDAANRTEVIRSVEEETGVALRCISGEEEAKLTFFGAVAGMSRIPEPFSVIDIGGGSTEISMGSLEGITESVSLDIGSVRLTERFFTMLPPPESEFEKAEAEINKVFTKRILPFFASREQVFGVAGTVTTIAQVAQGMNHFDALKVQNYQLSYFEVHELLEQLKLKTNEEIIALGIPEGRSDVITMGTLILHQFMRLLGISEIRVSIQGLRFGLAQEELIRLQQKI, from the coding sequence ATGAAACGGGTTTCATGCATTGATATCGGCACCAATACAGCCCTCCTGCTTATTGCCGACCTCGAACCGGAAAGCGGCAGCATCATTCCGGTCTGCCACCGACAAACCATTGTTCGGCTTGGCAAAAATGTAGATGCAGGAAAAGTCATCGACCGGGCGGCTCAAGAGCGCTTGATCACCTGCATGAAGGAGTACGCAGAACTAAGCCGCGAACACGGAAGCGAATGCGTCATTGCAGCAGGAACAAGCGCCCTGAGAGATGCCGCCAACCGCACGGAGGTGATCCGATCGGTTGAAGAAGAAACCGGAGTTGCACTGCGATGCATCTCGGGTGAGGAGGAGGCAAAACTCACCTTTTTCGGCGCAGTAGCCGGTATGAGCCGGATTCCGGAACCATTTTCGGTGATCGACATCGGAGGAGGCAGCACGGAGATTTCCATGGGCTCGCTTGAGGGTATAACGGAGAGCGTGAGCCTCGACATCGGATCGGTCAGGCTCACCGAGCGGTTTTTCACCATGCTCCCCCCTCCGGAAAGCGAGTTTGAAAAGGCAGAAGCAGAGATCAACAAGGTGTTCACAAAGCGTATCCTCCCCTTTTTTGCGTCACGGGAACAGGTTTTCGGAGTAGCCGGAACCGTAACGACCATAGCCCAGGTCGCTCAGGGAATGAACCACTTTGATGCATTGAAAGTACAAAACTACCAGCTCAGCTACTTCGAGGTTCATGAACTGCTCGAACAGCTCAAGCTGAAAACCAATGAAGAGATCATTGCGCTTGGCATTCCTGAAGGACGCTCTGACGTCATTACCATGGGCACCCTGATTCTGCATCAGTTCATGCGCCTGCTCGGCATCAGCGAAATAAGGGTCAGCATCCAGGGGTTGCGTTTCGGCCTTGCGCAGGAGGAGCTGATCCGGCTTCAGCAAAAAATCTGA
- a CDS encoding DUF452 family protein encodes MKTEWLRKEGSDELLLFFNGWGMDGRIARHLLSLSLREGVDEDFNADLLVCYDYRNLEPEAGFMDDVSRYTEITVIAWSFGVWAAQQIMLPPIKRALALNGTLYPVDERKGIPPGVFQATLASYSEENRNRFNRRMCGSSEAFACFSAMASARDTAEQKEELERLNGHVQSRSQPCTPEWQYSHAIIGGRDLVFPAEQQYAAWRGVSQTIIGDMAHFPFFHFSTLQELLACFRK; translated from the coding sequence ATGAAAACTGAATGGCTCAGAAAAGAGGGCTCCGATGAACTACTGCTTTTTTTTAACGGATGGGGTATGGATGGCCGGATTGCCCGCCACCTGCTGAGTTTGTCGCTTAGAGAGGGGGTAGACGAGGATTTTAATGCGGATCTGCTTGTCTGTTACGATTATCGGAATCTGGAGCCGGAGGCGGGATTTATGGACGATGTAAGCCGCTATACCGAGATCACCGTTATAGCCTGGTCTTTCGGAGTCTGGGCGGCGCAGCAGATTATGCTCCCCCCGATAAAGCGTGCCCTTGCGCTTAACGGTACGCTTTATCCGGTAGATGAGAGGAAGGGTATCCCTCCGGGTGTTTTTCAGGCAACACTCGCATCCTACTCTGAAGAGAACCGAAACCGTTTCAACCGCAGGATGTGCGGCAGCAGCGAAGCGTTTGCATGCTTTTCAGCCATGGCATCCGCTCGCGATACCGCTGAGCAGAAGGAAGAGCTTGAACGACTGAACGGTCACGTTCAGTCGAGGAGTCAGCCTTGCACTCCGGAGTGGCAATACTCGCATGCCATCATAGGCGGCAGGGATCTTGTTTTTCCGGCAGAGCAGCAGTACGCAGCATGGAGAGGCGTTTCTCAAACCATTATCGGAGATATGGCACATTTTCCTTTTTTTCATTTCAGTACCCTGCAGGAGCTGCTCGCATGCTTCAGAAAATAG
- a CDS encoding class I SAM-dependent methyltransferase: MTLEELDRLLEPEIQAMIALHQGDDPAQFAMQFHARKELPVRAMAEQIACLRKAAKKLPALYGFNLLYTPLSLEQASGERSAVYKAALLTGKKAIDLSGGLGVDTMFLARAFKEVVYCERDPLLCAVVEHNLKVSGVANVEIKNGESIGLLAGFPDNSFECIYVDPARREEGRRSVTLESASPDVVVNHDLLLRKAAKVCIKASPALELSNLKTLLPALSEIVVVSVDRECKESLLLLDRGARDRPVTIRAVALSTGSDAVVEVCGDPDADRAVASSLKEFLYEPDPAIIKARLSAVLARNCGLEFLNGSVDYLTGEQLIADFPGRLFQVLERVPWKPKTFRAFLDRHHITGASIQRRDFPLSVEELRKRYCLGESERAFLFFTRNAEREPVVIYALRFFAEAGSAPPAQGRNATPGC; this comes from the coding sequence ATGACCCTTGAAGAACTCGATCGCCTGCTTGAGCCTGAAATTCAGGCGATGATTGCACTTCACCAGGGTGACGATCCTGCGCAGTTTGCCATGCAGTTTCATGCTCGAAAGGAGCTTCCGGTCAGGGCGATGGCCGAGCAGATCGCCTGTCTCCGGAAAGCGGCCAAAAAGTTACCCGCTCTGTATGGTTTCAACCTGCTCTACACCCCGCTATCGCTTGAACAGGCTTCGGGAGAGCGGAGTGCGGTGTACAAGGCCGCTTTACTAACGGGCAAGAAGGCAATAGATTTGAGCGGAGGTCTTGGTGTTGATACGATGTTTCTGGCACGGGCCTTCAAGGAGGTGGTATACTGCGAGCGTGATCCGCTGCTTTGTGCGGTGGTTGAGCATAACCTGAAAGTGAGTGGAGTTGCTAATGTTGAAATAAAGAACGGCGAAAGCATCGGCTTGCTTGCAGGTTTTCCTGATAACAGCTTTGAGTGCATCTATGTCGATCCGGCGCGACGCGAAGAGGGGCGGCGCTCTGTCACTCTTGAGTCGGCAAGTCCTGACGTTGTCGTCAACCATGACCTGCTTCTCCGGAAGGCGGCAAAGGTCTGCATCAAGGCCTCTCCTGCACTGGAGTTGAGTAACTTGAAAACTCTCCTTCCGGCACTCTCGGAAATTGTGGTGGTTTCGGTTGACCGTGAATGCAAGGAGTCGCTGTTGCTGCTTGACCGGGGGGCAAGAGATCGCCCTGTGACGATCAGGGCTGTTGCTCTTTCAACCGGGTCGGATGCTGTAGTTGAGGTTTGCGGAGATCCGGATGCCGACCGGGCCGTAGCCTCTTCGCTGAAGGAGTTTCTCTACGAGCCGGACCCGGCAATCATCAAGGCGCGACTTTCAGCGGTGCTTGCCCGGAATTGCGGTCTTGAGTTTCTGAATGGATCGGTCGATTATCTGACAGGGGAACAACTGATTGCGGATTTTCCCGGCAGGCTCTTCCAGGTTTTGGAGCGTGTCCCCTGGAAACCGAAAACCTTCAGAGCATTCCTTGATCGGCACCATATAACGGGAGCAAGTATTCAGCGGCGTGATTTCCCCCTCTCTGTGGAGGAGCTGCGAAAGAGGTACTGTCTCGGGGAGAGCGAGAGGGCATTCCTCTTTTTTACCCGGAACGCAGAGCGAGAGCCGGTTGTCATCTACGCCCTCAGATTTTTTGCTGAAGCCGGATCAGCTCCTCCTGCGCAAGGCCGAAACGCAACCCCTGGATGCTGA
- a CDS encoding Fic family protein: MNVIHDIELYRAGRTEKGVGYKYFVPESVNVQWQWKDAQLGALLEKASISVGELNAYARLVPNTELFIQLHVTKEAVVSSRIEGTRTQLDEAFMPEEEVLPERRNDWLEVRNYTQALNRAIAQLDTLPVSSRMLRNAHQILLSGVRGEHKQPGEFRRSQNWIGGASLQDAVFIPPAHHYIGELMGDLENFLHNQEIFVPALIRIGIAHYQFETIHPFLDGNGRIGRLLITLYLVSEKILHKPLLYLSSFFEKDKSLYYDNLTRAREKNDLLHWLKYFLVGVDETARNASQTLSEVLALKQTKEQLITEKSGRRAKSALALLGHLFISPVVTVKQVKSVCDLSIKSANDLVELFQSEGILKEISGQTRYRIFVFSEYLDKFK, encoded by the coding sequence ATGAACGTTATCCATGATATCGAGTTATATCGTGCTGGAAGGACAGAAAAAGGTGTCGGGTATAAGTACTTTGTCCCGGAATCGGTTAATGTTCAGTGGCAGTGGAAAGACGCGCAGCTTGGGGCATTACTTGAAAAAGCTTCGATCAGTGTCGGTGAACTGAATGCATATGCTCGGTTGGTACCAAATACGGAACTGTTTATTCAGTTGCATGTTACCAAGGAAGCCGTGGTGTCAAGCAGGATTGAAGGAACCAGGACGCAGCTTGATGAAGCTTTTATGCCGGAAGAGGAAGTGTTGCCGGAGAGAAGGAATGACTGGCTTGAAGTTAGAAATTATACGCAAGCGTTGAACAGAGCTATTGCTCAACTTGATACGTTGCCTGTTTCGTCGAGAATGTTACGCAATGCCCATCAGATTCTTTTATCCGGAGTACGAGGAGAGCACAAACAACCGGGCGAATTCCGCAGGAGCCAGAACTGGATAGGCGGAGCATCATTGCAGGATGCAGTGTTTATTCCACCTGCTCATCATTACATCGGTGAATTGATGGGAGATCTTGAGAATTTTCTTCACAACCAAGAGATATTCGTGCCCGCCCTGATCCGGATCGGTATTGCCCACTACCAGTTTGAAACCATCCACCCTTTTCTTGATGGCAATGGTCGTATAGGTCGTTTACTGATAACCCTCTACCTCGTCAGTGAAAAAATATTGCACAAACCACTTCTGTACTTATCCTCTTTTTTTGAAAAGGATAAATCACTCTACTACGATAACCTGACCAGAGCCAGAGAAAAAAATGATTTGTTGCACTGGCTGAAATATTTTCTTGTCGGTGTTGATGAAACTGCACGAAATGCATCACAGACATTATCAGAAGTGCTTGCCTTGAAGCAGACAAAAGAGCAGCTCATAACCGAGAAGAGTGGTCGACGCGCAAAGTCGGCGTTGGCATTGCTTGGCCATTTGTTCATAAGCCCGGTTGTGACGGTCAAACAGGTGAAATCGGTTTGTGATTTGAGCATAAAATCAGCCAATGATCTTGTTGAACTTTTTCAATCCGAAGGCATTCTCAAGGAGATCAGCGGTCAAACCCGTTACCGGATTTTTGTGTTCAGCGAGTACCTCGACAAGTTCAAGTGA
- a CDS encoding AMP-binding protein, with protein sequence MSSKPWLRHYDKGVPRTLHPYPEESMIDVVRRTAEESPDHPALHFKGRALSYSELERQSNMLAGALGALGIAKGERVALVMPNSPQMVISELGIWKAGAVAVPMNPLYTVHEFEHTLNECGAETAIVLSPFYEKIKEVQPSSRLKRVIVTNIKEYLSPLNKVLFTLLKEKKDGHRVQLRRGDHSLQELIAAQTGLNTVLPPVRYDDPAIFLFSGGTTGNPKCVVITHQGLVMTGMQIAAWFSVILEHGKDVILLNMPLFHVYAQVGIMGAALVARYPLALVPNPRDLDDLLHTIKRLKPAVLPGVPTLFTALINHPRVKSDNSILKSVKLSVSGAAPLLLETKKRFEELTGGRIIDAYSLTESALASVFTPILGTYKQGSVGIPVTDVDVRIVEQDHGNEVLGENEIGEIIMRAPQLMKEYWQNPLETDLVLRDGWLFTGDIGYLDEDGYLFIVDRKKDVIKPGGFQVWPRDVEEVIAVHPAVLEVGVAGVPDPYQGEAVKAWVVLRSDTRLSVEELRDHCRKELAAYKIPKHIEFIAALPKSTVGKVLRRKLVESHKEKG encoded by the coding sequence ATGAGTTCCAAACCCTGGCTCCGGCATTACGACAAGGGAGTTCCCCGTACGCTTCATCCTTACCCGGAAGAGAGCATGATTGATGTCGTCCGGAGGACGGCTGAAGAGTCTCCGGATCATCCCGCGCTGCATTTCAAGGGCAGAGCGCTCTCCTACAGCGAGCTGGAGCGTCAGAGCAACATGCTTGCCGGAGCGCTGGGAGCGCTTGGTATTGCAAAAGGCGAGCGGGTGGCTCTGGTCATGCCCAACTCCCCGCAGATGGTGATCTCCGAACTCGGAATATGGAAAGCGGGTGCGGTTGCAGTGCCCATGAATCCGCTCTATACCGTTCATGAGTTTGAGCACACCCTTAACGAGTGCGGTGCAGAGACCGCTATTGTCCTCTCCCCTTTTTATGAAAAAATCAAGGAGGTGCAACCCTCTTCACGCCTGAAAAGGGTGATTGTCACCAATATCAAGGAGTATCTTTCACCGCTCAACAAGGTTCTTTTTACGCTTCTGAAAGAGAAAAAAGATGGTCACAGGGTTCAGCTCCGCCGTGGAGACCACTCGTTGCAGGAGCTGATTGCTGCTCAGACCGGGCTCAACACGGTCCTGCCGCCGGTACGATATGATGATCCTGCGATTTTTCTCTTTTCCGGTGGTACGACCGGTAATCCGAAATGTGTTGTCATAACCCACCAGGGGCTGGTGATGACCGGCATGCAGATTGCCGCATGGTTCAGTGTTATTCTTGAACACGGGAAGGATGTTATTCTGCTGAACATGCCACTCTTTCACGTCTATGCCCAGGTCGGTATTATGGGAGCCGCTCTGGTTGCCCGCTACCCGCTCGCCCTCGTGCCGAATCCAAGGGATCTTGATGATCTGCTGCATACCATCAAGAGGCTCAAGCCGGCCGTATTGCCCGGAGTGCCAACCCTTTTTACCGCACTGATCAACCATCCCCGGGTCAAGAGCGACAATTCGATTCTGAAATCAGTCAAGCTCAGTGTATCAGGAGCCGCACCGCTTCTTCTCGAAACAAAAAAACGGTTTGAAGAGCTGACCGGCGGACGGATTATTGATGCCTACAGTCTTACTGAATCGGCCCTTGCATCGGTTTTTACCCCGATTCTCGGCACCTACAAGCAGGGCTCGGTAGGTATTCCTGTCACGGATGTTGACGTGCGGATCGTTGAGCAGGATCATGGTAATGAAGTGCTTGGCGAGAATGAAATCGGTGAAATTATCATGCGTGCTCCCCAGCTCATGAAAGAGTACTGGCAGAACCCGCTGGAAACCGATCTTGTTTTGCGTGACGGCTGGCTTTTTACCGGTGATATCGGCTATCTCGATGAGGACGGTTATCTCTTCATTGTCGACCGCAAGAAAGATGTCATCAAACCAGGAGGTTTCCAGGTCTGGCCGCGCGATGTTGAAGAGGTCATTGCCGTCCATCCGGCGGTACTTGAAGTCGGCGTTGCAGGAGTGCCCGACCCCTATCAGGGAGAGGCTGTCAAGGCATGGGTTGTACTGCGCAGCGACACCAGGCTTTCAGTCGAAGAGCTCCGCGACCACTGCCGCAAGGAGCTTGCCGCATACAAAATCCCCAAGCATATCGAATTCATCGCAGCCCTCCCGAAATCCACGGTAGGCAAGGTTCTTCGGCGCAAGCTTGTGGAATCACACAAAGAGAAAGGATAG